CTTCCCACAGAGCGGCACCGGGACCCGCGGGCATCCTTGGAGGAAGGGTTTGGGATTTAAGGCACCCGCTCTACCTAACCAGCATCTCTCCTTACCACACGAGTACAGTCGCATCTACTTCTCACACCCCAGAAGAAACACAGATGACACAtctgggtgcaggcaggagcccaTCTCCAGACCCACCCTGCAGCACCATGTGCTATCCCCACACACCTGCAGGCAGACACCAAACCCAACCCAGTTCTTTTCTCCACCACAGCACTTGGGGTCCCAGCACAGAACAGGTCACAGACTCCACGCTCTGAGGCTGCGGGAAGCGACACACAAGTTGCCATTCAACAGTGATCTTCTAGAAACCCTTACCAAAAAAAGCCTCAGCCCAGTCATGTGGCAACAAGGACTTGTTTGTTGAAGTGGCAGCAGCCAAAGGGAGGTGGTTCTGAACTCTTTTTGACAAAAAGAGACAACAGCTGACGACCGCTGAGGTGTCAAAACAAGGCTCCGATTGTGAAACGGAGACAAAGGGGGTGCTCTGGGGGAAGGCCGGCATGCAGCACGCCTGTGGATGCGAGGAACAGCGCTGCTACAGACCCCTCCACCCAGCACGGGGCGGGCAGGCCTGCTGCCCACCTCAGCCAACTgacttttttgtttctgatgtCGTTTTCAGCAGCAATTCTCATAACAACAGCACTGTGCAGCTTTATTTAGTCACTCAGTTACAGCAGTATTTTAGCAGACTGGGACAGAGTCAGATTTTTGAAGTGTAACAGAGATTCAGCATGGAACGGCACACTACGTATTCCTTCCACAAACGTCTTACAGAGCTGATACAGTACTAGCCATCACCCCGCAGCAGGCGCGCTGGGGTAGGAAAGGATGCAAGAAGATAGCTACACTGGAAAGACAACACTTTAGAAAAAGTGAAACATGTAAGGTCTCCCCTCTAGCCCCCAAAGAAAGTGTACAGTTTGGAGCTAATTTTACAGTTCTACATCAGTTTCTAGAAACTtaagaaaaaccaaaaacaaagataaaaccaCTGGCCAGTACAGTCTTTGGATATTTAGAGGAGGGGGAGAGAGTCAGTTTCCAGCACGAATTCAGTCGGTTTCAGCCTCACCAGGGTCTTTGCCTTCTTTGTTCTTTCGAACCTCTTCGACATGCTTGTCCTGAAAGACAACAGCAGGGGAGCAGTGAGCTGCCGGGGCACAGGGGGCACAGCACGCCCCGGCTTGCTTCCACCCACCGCTCgcagcagggacccccgagcgtggggtgctggcaggggctACGGGATGACGGAGAAAGCGAGATGCTGCTCTAACTccacccagcccctctccccaagAGGAGGATTTCTGCAAAGCCTTTTGCAGGTTTCACAACCTTTCAAGGTCAGACCACCACAGAACTCCCAGGGCTGGCTGTCTGCTCGCAGCAACCCCCTCACTCGGCTTTATTTAGCCAGTTCTCAAAGCGAGGAGCACGGATGAACTCTCTCCCAAAGGGGAACGGGGACTCGACACCCACCTTCTCCCTCAAGCGTTCCAGTTTAGCAGCCATTTGTGCCTCGCGGTTTTCTTTGTTAGCTTCCATTTTGTGGGTCAGCTTCTCCTCTGCCATTTTGCTGAAGTTGTTGttttcttcaattgctttctGAAGCACCTCCTTTTCGTGCTCCCGCTTCTCAGCTAGCTGCTTCAAGACTTCTGCTTCGTGAGACTAACAAAACAGGGGATGCAGGCTTTGAACACAAACCAGACGAACCACACACAACCACAGTCGAGATGCTCGCAAATCCtgagagaaaacattttctgctaTTTTGCTGGAGAACAGCACCAGGAAGTTGCGCAGGACAGCACTCCCCGGTGCTCCCACCACCCACATAACCCATATTTCACCATGACAAACTAGCAGGGAAGTTTAGTTTCTGTCATTACCTGAAAGCCCTgttaaatgggatttttttttctagaaaaaagaacatttttttttaacattactggATGGTAGATTCTCACTTCGCAGAATGGCAAATGGCTGTGATGCAGGTCACAGAGGAGGCTGCACTGCAGTTAGTGAGCCTCTGCACAGCCAAGGGCTCCAAGCTACAGCTCA
The Opisthocomus hoazin isolate bOpiHoa1 chromosome 17, bOpiHoa1.hap1, whole genome shotgun sequence DNA segment above includes these coding regions:
- the STMN1 gene encoding stathmin — protein: MATSDIQVKELEKRASGQAFELILSPRSKEAVPEFPLSPPKKKDVSLEEIQKKLEAAEERRKSHEAEVLKQLAEKREHEKEVLQKAIEENNNFSKMAEEKLTHKMEANKENREAQMAAKLERLREKDKHVEEVRKNKEGKDPGEAETD